A window of Ignavibacterium sp. contains these coding sequences:
- a CDS encoding transposase: MNKLPHRKRTRLKEYDYSQYGYYFVTLCIKDRREFFSNIIDYKVVLTEYGKILNEILKNLNRFYPVEVDYFVIMPDHIHLILVLDNELSSIKNYSLSDIIGKFKSFTTKKIREKLKPPNEFHWQTSFFDRIIRNEKEFYEIRKYIQENPIKWEIEKGNPENLLM; the protein is encoded by the coding sequence GTGAATAAATTACCACACAGAAAAAGAACTCGCCTAAAAGAATATGATTACTCTCAATACGGGTATTATTTTGTAACTCTTTGTATTAAAGATAGAAGAGAATTTTTCTCAAATATAATTGATTACAAAGTGGTCTTAACAGAATATGGAAAAATCTTAAATGAAATCCTAAAAAACCTTAATCGTTTTTATCCTGTAGAAGTGGATTATTTTGTAATAATGCCTGATCATATTCATTTAATCCTCGTACTTGATAACGAGTTAAGTAGTATTAAAAATTATTCCTTATCTGACATAATTGGTAAATTCAAGTCATTCACAACTAAAAAAATCAGAGAGAAGCTAAAACCTCCAAACGAATTTCACTGGCAAACATCATTTTTTGACAGAATAATTAGAAATGAGAAAGAATTTTACGAAATCAGAAAGTATATTCAAGAGAATCCAATTAAATGGGAAATAGAAAAAGGAAATCCAGAAAATTTATTGATGTAA
- a CDS encoding EamA family transporter, with translation MIYLLLAIICSSSLALILKQGNVKKSNTAILINANYLTASVLSLVFVFYKGSLTISLQAFLFAMFLGYLFAATFFIYSKAVGLAGTALATVSARLSVLIPVLFSIILYGESPNIKMIFGFAMALVTLYLFYLSLKNHDGKPHSKGSYLILILLLFGIGLVDFSMKIFERNFPSEEKGTFVFTIFFSAFVYTLGYILYKKIKFESHTFKLGLLLGLPNVLAIHFVLAALSELEAIVVFPIQNIGVIVFTAIMAYIIWKEKINNYGIAALIAGIISIILLRI, from the coding sequence ATGATTTATCTTCTTCTTGCTATAATCTGTTCAAGCAGTCTTGCATTGATTCTTAAACAGGGAAATGTTAAAAAATCAAACACGGCTATTCTGATAAATGCAAATTATCTGACTGCCTCTGTTCTTTCTCTTGTTTTTGTTTTTTATAAAGGTTCATTAACAATTTCATTACAAGCGTTTTTATTTGCAATGTTTCTCGGATACTTATTTGCAGCTACATTCTTTATCTATTCAAAAGCTGTTGGTCTGGCCGGAACAGCATTAGCAACAGTAAGCGCCAGATTATCAGTACTTATTCCGGTTTTATTTTCAATAATTCTTTATGGCGAATCACCAAACATTAAAATGATATTTGGATTTGCGATGGCTTTGGTGACTCTCTATTTGTTTTATCTGTCACTTAAAAATCATGATGGCAAACCACATTCAAAGGGAAGTTATTTAATTCTGATTTTATTGTTATTTGGAATCGGCTTAGTTGATTTCTCAATGAAAATATTTGAAAGAAATTTTCCATCAGAAGAAAAAGGAACTTTTGTCTTTACAATTTTCTTTTCAGCTTTTGTTTATACTTTAGGATATATTCTTTATAAGAAAATTAAATTTGAGTCGCATACATTTAAATTAGGTTTGCTGCTTGGACTTCCGAATGTTTTAGCGATACATTTTGTTCTGGCAGCATTGAGTGAATTGGAAGCCATTGTAGTTTTCCCAATTCAGAATATCGGTGTAATAGTGTTTACTGCAATTATGGCGTATATAATCTGGAAGGAAAAAATTAACAATTATGGAATCGCAGCATTAATCGCCGGAATAATTTCAATAATATTATTGAGAATTTAA
- a CDS encoding MFS transporter, with translation MLEIQKKLTNAFYALLALPATAMGFALSIQISALSWILSTKYKLDIHDVGLVWAAGPIAGILGQVIIGIISDNVWFLNGRRRPFILIGGFLAAMMLLALPNIDVISSTLGIDGILGVAIAVALTLDLAINISFNPTRSIIADVTPEGVERTKGYTWMQTISGTFGVLAYVIGAVWNNYVLIYFGVFLVLVLSIVPTLFIEEPRYLSKGANQQDKHETKASFGAILGYIEPLWGFLIYSIYAIVMRVLNIHFDNYYAEIICFAITIIFILKVLFQKTDGKSAAEKGLIGFKKVLAAHSFTWVGIQTMFVYMFAYVQYKVFGYDANSVIPEDVSIQMGKVVTISFLIFNAVAAVLPVLVLEPMARKIGKVRTHFLSIASMAIAYAAMLFFGFSPLVIYIIMALLGIGWASTISLPFAIMSQQIDQTRMGLFMGLFNLSVVLPQLVASFGIGQAISAAQDKSLIFIISAVTLSISAILWMLVKEEKVHTD, from the coding sequence ATGCTTGAGATTCAAAAAAAATTAACCAATGCATTTTATGCGTTGCTTGCTTTACCGGCAACAGCAATGGGCTTTGCATTATCAATTCAGATTTCAGCTTTAAGCTGGATACTTAGTACTAAATACAAACTTGATATTCACGATGTTGGATTGGTTTGGGCAGCAGGACCGATTGCAGGAATTCTTGGACAAGTAATAATCGGAATTATCAGTGACAATGTTTGGTTTCTTAATGGAAGAAGAAGACCTTTCATTTTGATTGGTGGATTTCTCGCTGCAATGATGCTTCTTGCTTTGCCTAATATTGATGTTATTTCATCAACACTCGGAATTGATGGAATACTTGGAGTTGCAATTGCAGTTGCTTTAACTCTCGATTTAGCAATCAACATTAGTTTTAATCCGACGCGTTCAATCATCGCCGATGTAACTCCGGAAGGCGTAGAACGAACCAAAGGATACACCTGGATGCAAACAATTTCAGGAACATTTGGTGTACTTGCTTATGTAATCGGCGCAGTGTGGAATAATTATGTTTTAATTTATTTCGGAGTATTTCTGGTTCTTGTTCTTTCAATTGTTCCAACTCTTTTTATTGAAGAACCAAGATATCTTTCAAAAGGTGCAAATCAACAGGATAAACACGAAACAAAAGCATCATTTGGAGCCATTCTTGGTTACATCGAACCGCTTTGGGGATTTTTGATTTATTCTATTTATGCAATTGTAATGCGAGTGCTCAATATTCACTTTGATAATTACTATGCAGAGATAATTTGTTTTGCTATTACTATAATCTTCATCTTAAAAGTTTTATTTCAGAAAACTGATGGAAAAAGTGCTGCAGAAAAAGGTTTGATTGGATTTAAAAAAGTTCTTGCAGCACATTCATTTACCTGGGTTGGAATCCAGACAATGTTTGTTTATATGTTTGCTTATGTTCAATACAAAGTCTTTGGTTATGATGCTAATTCTGTAATTCCTGAGGATGTATCAATACAAATGGGAAAAGTTGTTACAATTTCATTTTTAATCTTCAATGCTGTTGCTGCAGTTCTTCCGGTTCTGGTACTTGAACCTATGGCAAGAAAGATTGGAAAAGTCCGAACACACTTTCTGAGCATTGCATCGATGGCTATTGCTTATGCTGCAATGCTTTTCTTTGGTTTTTCTCCTTTAGTTATTTACATCATTATGGCTTTGCTTGGAATCGGTTGGGCATCAACAATCAGTTTGCCTTTTGCAATTATGTCGCAACAAATTGATCAGACAAGAATGGGTCTGTTTATGGGATTATTTAATCTTTCAGTAGTATTACCACAGTTGGTTGCAAGTTTTGGAATTGGTCAGGCGATAAGTGCTGCACAAGATAAAAGTTTAATATTCATTATAAGTGCAGTAACTCTTTCAATTTCTGCAATCCTTTGGATGTTGGTTAAAGAAGAGAAAGTGCATACTGATTAA
- a CDS encoding alpha-amylase family glycosyl hydrolase, producing the protein MIKKIIFLSFYLVSFSFPQKFNVERIEPPNWWFGLKTDTIQILIYGKNVGNAEIYPSHRGATVIDYHKTESPNYLFIDLVVDNSINENLNFEIGFATNEYDTVISFPILKREKREKAFQGFNQSDVVYLIMADRFCDGNPENNNLGDSLDEFTEKDLDGRKGGDIEGIISKLDYLRELGVSAIWITPMLENNMWMSYHGYAATDLYKIDPRFGSNELFKKLVDEAHKKDLKIIMDHVSNHIGINHWWIKDLPFKNWINGEPGNHLPANHNKMTFPDPYSPGESVALTWNGWFTDYMPDLNQSNPFLKNYLIQNTIWWIEYLGIDGIREDTYPYVNQYYLSDWAKIILNEYQNFNIVGEIWTGEPPFLAAYQRNNKFGLKLNSNLPSITDFASADAFRDYLSGRRGLEAIFNILAMDYIYSEPENLLTFIDNHDIARGLYLANENIEKFKVALTILLTTRGIPKILYGTEIGIVGDDRHGTIRTPFPGGFKSSDHNAFSKCGRNDTENNLFNYTQKLISLRRDFKSLSTGNLTHYYPFNNVYVYFKNLNDETTMIVVNGSDKEQTIDFSSYSEMLSSKSKLIDLMNDDEITLSKNSKMEIEPLSSKIFLIEK; encoded by the coding sequence ATGATTAAGAAGATAATATTTTTAAGCTTTTATCTGGTCTCGTTTTCATTTCCACAAAAATTTAATGTGGAAAGAATCGAGCCGCCTAATTGGTGGTTTGGATTAAAAACAGATACAATTCAGATTCTTATCTATGGAAAGAATGTTGGTAATGCTGAGATTTATCCTTCGCATAGAGGAGCAACTGTAATTGATTATCATAAAACAGAAAGTCCAAACTATCTTTTTATTGATTTAGTTGTTGATAATTCAATTAATGAAAATCTGAATTTTGAAATCGGGTTTGCAACAAATGAATACGATACAGTAATAAGCTTTCCAATTCTTAAAAGAGAAAAAAGAGAGAAAGCTTTTCAGGGATTTAATCAAAGTGATGTTGTTTATTTAATTATGGCAGATCGTTTCTGCGATGGCAATCCTGAAAACAACAATCTTGGTGATAGTCTGGATGAATTTACAGAAAAAGATTTAGATGGAAGAAAAGGTGGGGATATTGAAGGAATAATTTCAAAACTGGATTATCTTAGAGAACTTGGTGTGTCTGCAATCTGGATTACTCCAATGCTCGAAAACAATATGTGGATGAGTTATCACGGCTATGCTGCAACAGACTTGTATAAAATCGATCCAAGATTTGGAAGCAACGAGTTATTTAAAAAACTTGTTGATGAAGCACATAAAAAAGATTTGAAAATTATAATGGATCATGTTTCAAATCATATTGGAATTAATCATTGGTGGATTAAAGATTTACCATTTAAGAATTGGATAAATGGAGAGCCGGGAAATCATCTTCCTGCAAATCACAATAAAATGACTTTCCCTGATCCTTACAGTCCTGGTGAATCAGTCGCTTTAACCTGGAACGGATGGTTTACCGATTATATGCCCGATTTAAATCAGAGTAATCCATTTCTGAAAAATTATCTTATTCAAAACACAATATGGTGGATAGAATATCTTGGTATTGATGGAATTCGTGAAGATACTTATCCCTATGTTAATCAATATTATTTATCTGATTGGGCAAAAATTATTCTGAATGAATATCAAAACTTTAATATTGTTGGAGAAATCTGGACAGGCGAACCACCTTTTTTAGCAGCTTATCAGAGAAATAATAAATTCGGATTAAAACTTAATTCCAATTTGCCATCAATAACTGATTTTGCTTCGGCGGATGCATTCCGCGATTATCTTTCAGGCAGAAGAGGATTAGAAGCGATATTTAATATTCTTGCGATGGATTACATTTATTCAGAACCCGAAAATCTTCTAACCTTTATTGATAACCACGATATCGCACGTGGATTATATTTAGCTAATGAGAATATTGAAAAGTTTAAAGTCGCACTAACAATTCTTTTAACAACTCGTGGCATTCCAAAAATTCTATATGGAACTGAAATCGGAATAGTTGGAGATGATAGACACGGAACTATAAGAACACCTTTTCCCGGAGGTTTCAAATCAAGTGATCATAATGCATTTAGCAAATGTGGAAGAAATGATACGGAGAATAATCTTTTTAATTATACTCAAAAATTAATTTCGTTAAGAAGAGACTTTAAATCATTATCAACAGGAAACCTTACACATTATTATCCCTTCAATAATGTATATGTTTATTTCAAAAATTTGAACGATGAAACAACAATGATTGTTGTAAACGGAAGTGATAAAGAACAAACAATAGATTTTTCTTCATACAGTGAAATGCTTTCTTCAAAAAGTAAATTAATTGATTTGATGAATGATGATGAAATAACATTGTCTAAAAATTCTAAAATGGAAATTGAGCCATTGAGTTCTAAAATCTTTCTTATAGAAAAATAA
- the smpB gene encoding SsrA-binding protein SmpB: MDKQAEEKNITVNRKARHDYHILQTFEAGIVLVGTEVKALREGKANLVDSYATIKNGEVWLVSAHISEYKQGNINNHNPTRDRKLLLNKSEIRKLIGKTKEKGLTLIPLRMYFKNGRVKVELALAKGKKSYDKRETIAKRDFQREQERRIKY, from the coding sequence ATGGACAAGCAAGCTGAAGAAAAAAATATTACGGTTAATCGTAAAGCAAGACACGATTATCACATTCTTCAAACATTTGAAGCAGGAATAGTTTTAGTCGGTACAGAAGTTAAAGCATTGCGTGAAGGAAAAGCAAATCTTGTTGATAGTTATGCAACAATAAAAAATGGTGAAGTTTGGCTTGTTAGTGCACATATAAGTGAGTACAAACAAGGAAATATCAATAATCATAATCCGACACGCGACAGAAAATTATTATTAAACAAAAGTGAAATAAGAAAACTTATTGGAAAGACTAAAGAAAAAGGGTTAACACTCATTCCTTTAAGAATGTATTTCAAAAACGGTAGAGTGAAAGTCGAGCTCGCTCTGGCAAAGGGTAAAAAATCTTATGATAAACGGGAAACGATTGCTAAACGCGATTTTCAGCGTGAACAAGAAAGAAGAATAAAATATTGA
- the tyrS gene encoding tyrosine--tRNA ligase produces the protein MIKFPSVNEQMDLIRRGTVEIIPEEELVQKIERSIKSGKPLNIKLGCDPSRPDLHIGHSVVLRKLAQFQQLGHQAILIIGDFTGMIGDPSGRNSTRPALTLEQTRINGESYFQQASKILDKNKTKIVYNSEWLGKMTFEDVIKLASKYTVARMLERDDFTKRYKAGEPISIHEFLYPLAQAMDSVAIQSDVELGGTDQKFNLFVGRDIQREYGVEPQVILTMPLLVGTDGVEKMSKSYDNYIGISDPPEQIFGRTMSIPDTLIYTYFELATNVSNERLKEIKAALEDGKTNPRDLKRELARTLVSMYYDEEAANKAQEEFDKIFIKKEIPDEIDEFHIEENTEINILDLLLLVNFAPSKGEAKRLVQQGGVSIDGEKVSDVHQSINIKSGMILKVGKRKFLKLIEKGK, from the coding sequence ATGATAAAATTTCCTTCTGTAAATGAACAAATGGATCTCATCAGGCGCGGTACTGTTGAGATTATTCCTGAAGAAGAGTTAGTTCAGAAAATTGAACGGTCAATTAAATCCGGGAAACCACTGAACATAAAATTAGGATGCGATCCAAGTCGTCCTGATCTTCACATTGGTCATTCTGTGGTGTTAAGAAAGCTTGCTCAGTTCCAACAACTTGGTCATCAGGCAATTCTTATTATTGGTGACTTTACAGGAATGATTGGTGATCCTTCCGGTAGAAATTCAACAAGACCTGCGTTAACTCTTGAACAAACAAGAATAAACGGTGAAAGTTATTTTCAGCAGGCATCTAAAATTCTGGATAAGAATAAAACTAAAATTGTTTACAACTCTGAATGGCTTGGTAAAATGACTTTCGAAGATGTAATTAAACTTGCTTCAAAGTACACAGTTGCAAGAATGCTTGAGCGAGACGATTTCACAAAGCGATACAAAGCCGGTGAACCAATCAGCATTCACGAATTTCTTTATCCACTTGCTCAGGCAATGGATTCAGTTGCAATTCAGAGTGATGTTGAACTGGGAGGAACAGATCAGAAATTTAATTTATTCGTTGGCCGTGATATTCAAAGAGAATACGGAGTTGAACCTCAGGTAATTTTAACAATGCCATTGCTTGTGGGAACTGATGGTGTTGAGAAAATGAGTAAATCATATGATAACTATATCGGAATTTCTGATCCACCGGAACAAATTTTTGGAAGAACAATGTCAATTCCTGACACTTTGATTTACACTTATTTCGAACTAGCTACAAATGTTTCAAATGAACGGCTGAAAGAAATAAAAGCTGCACTCGAAGATGGTAAAACAAATCCGCGCGATTTAAAGCGCGAGCTTGCCAGAACTCTTGTTTCGATGTATTATGATGAAGAAGCTGCTAATAAAGCACAGGAAGAGTTTGACAAAATATTCATCAAAAAAGAAATTCCTGATGAGATTGATGAATTTCATATTGAAGAAAACACAGAAATCAATATTTTAGACCTGCTTCTTTTAGTAAACTTTGCGCCATCGAAAGGCGAAGCCAAAAGATTAGTTCAGCAAGGTGGAGTTTCAATTGATGGTGAAAAAGTTTCAGATGTTCATCAGAGCATCAATATCAAATCAGGAATGATTCTTAAAGTAGGTAAACGAAAATTTCTAAAACTAATAGAGAAAGGAAAATAA
- a CDS encoding arginine decarboxylase, pyruvoyl-dependent, with translation MYLPTKIFFTKGVGRHKEYLSSFELALRNAKIEICNLVSVSSIFPIGCKRISVEEGLKLITPGQITHCVMARNSTNEPNRLIAASIGVAIPADPNAYGYLSEHHPYGQTEKVAGEYAEDLAATMLATTLGVEFDADKDWSEREDIYKMSGKIVRTFNVTQSAEGDKNGLWTTVVAAGIFLP, from the coding sequence TTGTATCTACCGACAAAAATTTTCTTCACAAAAGGTGTTGGAAGACACAAAGAGTATCTTAGCTCTTTCGAATTGGCATTGAGAAATGCTAAAATTGAAATATGCAATCTTGTTTCAGTTAGCAGTATTTTCCCTATCGGCTGCAAAAGAATATCAGTTGAAGAAGGATTGAAACTTATTACACCTGGTCAGATTACGCATTGTGTTATGGCTCGTAATTCAACAAATGAACCAAACAGACTTATCGCGGCTTCAATTGGTGTTGCAATTCCTGCTGATCCAAATGCTTATGGTTATCTATCTGAACATCATCCTTATGGACAAACTGAAAAAGTTGCCGGTGAGTATGCCGAAGATTTGGCTGCAACAATGCTTGCTACAACTTTGGGAGTTGAGTTCGATGCAGATAAAGATTGGAGTGAACGAGAAGATATTTATAAAATGTCCGGTAAAATAGTTCGAACATTTAATGTTACTCAATCTGCTGAAGGTGATAAAAACGGTTTATGGACTACTGTAGTAGCTGCCGGTATATTTTTACCATAA
- a CDS encoding TerC/Alx family metal homeostasis membrane protein, protein MIDLYVTDHRRGKITLKASLIWSGIWIITALLFNIFLYFYLENGHQKAIEFLTGYIIEKSLSVDNLFVFLMIFSVMNVKAEHQPHILKWGILGAIFFRIVFILAGVALISLFHPVIYVFGAILLYAAYKMAFGSDEKIDVENNWLIKIFVKYFKLKTDYDGRKFFVKENGKTYITTMFLTLLLIESSDIVFAVDSIPAIIAITHDTFIIISSNIFAILGLRALYFALAGLVDLFRYLKYGVALLLFYVGIKMLISDFYKIPTEVSLIIIVTILSISILLSLIKKRKFSD, encoded by the coding sequence ATGATTGATCTTTATGTAACTGATCACAGACGAGGAAAAATAACCTTAAAAGCAAGTCTTATCTGGAGCGGTATTTGGATCATTACCGCTCTTCTTTTTAACATATTCCTATACTTCTACCTTGAAAACGGTCATCAGAAGGCAATTGAATTTCTTACAGGTTACATCATTGAAAAGTCTTTATCAGTAGATAATCTATTTGTCTTTCTGATGATTTTCAGCGTGATGAATGTTAAAGCTGAACATCAACCTCATATACTTAAATGGGGAATTTTAGGAGCAATATTTTTCAGAATAGTTTTCATTCTTGCTGGTGTTGCTCTGATAAGCTTATTTCATCCGGTGATTTATGTATTCGGTGCCATTCTACTTTACGCAGCATATAAAATGGCTTTCGGCAGTGATGAGAAAATTGATGTTGAAAACAACTGGCTTATAAAAATTTTTGTAAAGTACTTCAAACTTAAAACTGATTATGACGGCAGAAAATTTTTTGTTAAAGAAAACGGCAAAACTTATATCACAACAATGTTCTTAACATTGTTGTTGATTGAATCATCTGACATCGTATTTGCCGTTGACTCAATTCCTGCAATCATTGCAATTACCCACGATACTTTTATAATTATTTCTTCCAACATTTTTGCGATACTCGGATTAAGGGCTTTGTATTTTGCTCTTGCCGGATTGGTGGATTTGTTCAGGTATTTGAAATACGGCGTTGCTTTGCTGTTATTTTATGTTGGTATTAAGATGTTGATAAGTGATTTTTATAAAATTCCTACTGAAGTTTCATTAATCATCATAGTTACTATTCTATCAATCTCCATTTTATTATCACTTATCAAGAAGAGAAAATTTTCTGATTAG
- a CDS encoding sodium:solute symporter family protein, protein MISFSFEDIAVILTFFVLLLLIGFLSSKKSKDATDYLLAGRNLNLLLFVLVTVSTWYGGILGVGEFTYRYGLLSWFTQGLPYYLFAFLFAIFFAKKIREASLFTIPDKLFEVYGKNVSLLSAVIVFILVSPAPYLLMTASLLKEIFKIDFLLALIISFLLSGSYLIRGGFRSNVYVDAFQFFVMFIGFIIAVIICFNNIGGIEFLNTNLPANHLKLTGDASPTFIIVWFLIALWTFADPGFHQRAYASKNGNVAKWGIIISIFFWALFDFLTTSTGLFARALFPNLEQPVLAFPFLAEKILSPGLKGIFYAGMFATIISTLNSFLFLSATTIGRDFFYRLSPELNDEKLKYYTSIGIIISGIVAIVISYIIPSVVQIWYTIGSLFIPAIIPAVVSAYYSKSRIAKNIMLIEMIISLLSGTIWFFIRDSFQNSLWYEIEPMLVGLGAAIIIHIIGLIRKFSLLDK, encoded by the coding sequence ATGATCTCATTTAGTTTTGAAGACATTGCAGTCATTCTCACTTTTTTTGTATTACTTCTTTTGATCGGATTTCTATCATCAAAAAAATCCAAAGATGCAACTGACTATCTTCTCGCCGGAAGGAATTTAAACCTATTATTATTCGTGCTTGTAACGGTTTCAACCTGGTATGGTGGCATATTAGGAGTAGGCGAGTTCACTTATCGCTACGGCTTACTCAGTTGGTTTACACAAGGACTTCCGTATTATCTTTTCGCTTTTTTATTTGCAATTTTCTTTGCTAAAAAAATTCGTGAAGCATCTTTATTCACAATACCTGATAAACTTTTTGAAGTTTATGGCAAAAATGTTTCTTTACTTTCTGCAGTTATAGTATTCATACTTGTTTCACCAGCACCTTATCTTTTGATGACAGCAAGTTTATTGAAAGAAATCTTTAAGATTGATTTTCTTTTAGCATTAATCATTTCATTCCTGCTTTCGGGTTCATATCTGATTAGAGGTGGATTCCGTTCAAATGTTTATGTTGATGCTTTTCAGTTCTTTGTGATGTTTATTGGATTTATTATAGCTGTTATAATTTGTTTTAACAACATTGGTGGAATTGAATTCTTAAATACAAATCTTCCAGCTAATCATCTGAAACTAACCGGTGATGCTTCACCAACTTTTATAATTGTTTGGTTTCTAATTGCATTATGGACATTTGCCGATCCAGGATTTCATCAGAGAGCTTATGCTTCAAAAAATGGTAATGTAGCTAAATGGGGAATAATCATTTCAATTTTTTTCTGGGCGCTTTTTGATTTTCTTACAACTTCAACAGGACTATTTGCCAGAGCGTTATTCCCAAATCTTGAACAACCAGTCTTAGCATTTCCTTTTCTTGCAGAAAAAATTTTATCTCCGGGATTGAAGGGAATTTTCTATGCCGGAATGTTTGCTACAATCATTTCAACACTTAACAGTTTTCTTTTTCTTAGTGCAACCACTATTGGCAGAGATTTTTTTTATCGGCTTAGTCCTGAATTGAATGATGAAAAATTAAAATATTATACATCAATCGGAATAATTATTTCTGGGATTGTTGCAATAGTAATTTCTTACATTATTCCTTCAGTAGTTCAGATTTGGTACACAATCGGTTCGTTGTTTATTCCCGCAATTATTCCAGCAGTTGTGAGTGCTTATTATTCGAAATCCAGAATAGCAAAAAATATAATGCTGATTGAAATGATAATTTCTCTTTTATCAGGAACAATCTGGTTTTTTATAAGAGACAGTTTTCAAAATTCGCTTTGGTATGAAATTGAACCAATGCTAGTTGGACTTGGCGCAGCGATAATCATTCACATTATCGGACTAATCAGAAAATTTTCTCTTCTTGATAAGTGA
- a CDS encoding thiamine diphosphokinase: MKKCIIIANGRAPSKKVINFFEKKGYTTLICADGGANSAKKLGLVPDYIIGDLDSVSPETIKYFSDKSTIIKITRQNDTDVEKCLKFAIKKGFTEALLLGVTGDRLDHTICNLGIVLKFFNKIECNVVAENSFLTPTNESITLKSKPGETISLYAFDSKTKISSDGLKYQLKNSRLPFGERESTSNVATQNEVKLNIRGGIVFIIRDFNFVAKNDLI, translated from the coding sequence TTGAAAAAATGTATTATAATTGCAAATGGAAGAGCACCTTCAAAAAAGGTGATTAACTTCTTTGAGAAAAAAGGTTATACAACTTTAATTTGTGCAGATGGTGGAGCCAACTCAGCAAAAAAGCTCGGGTTGGTTCCCGATTATATTATCGGTGACCTTGATTCAGTTAGTCCTGAAACCATAAAATATTTTTCAGATAAATCAACGATTATAAAAATCACAAGACAGAATGACACTGATGTTGAAAAATGTCTTAAGTTCGCAATTAAAAAAGGATTCACTGAAGCATTATTACTTGGTGTTACCGGTGACAGGTTAGATCATACAATTTGTAATCTTGGAATTGTCCTGAAATTTTTTAATAAAATTGAATGCAATGTCGTTGCTGAAAATTCTTTTTTAACTCCAACCAATGAATCGATTACCTTGAAGTCAAAACCTGGTGAAACAATTTCTTTATATGCATTCGATTCAAAGACAAAAATTTCTTCCGATGGATTAAAATACCAGCTTAAAAATTCCAGACTTCCATTCGGTGAAAGAGAAAGCACATCAAATGTAGCCACACAAAATGAAGTAAAGTTAAACATTAGAGGTGGAATAGTTTTTATTATTCGCGATTTTAATTTCGTTGCAAAAAATGATCTCATTTAG